One genomic region from Fictibacillus marinisediminis encodes:
- the cymR gene encoding cysteine metabolism transcriptional regulator CymR, translating into MKISTKGRYGLTIMMALAKKFGEGPVALKLIAKEHSLSEHYLEQLISPLRNAGLVKSIRGAYGGYVLAQDAKTITAGDIIRVLEGPISPVEVMEDEEPAKRDLWIKIRDAVKDVLDNTTLDDLANYQGEGEQDSYMFYI; encoded by the coding sequence ATGAAGATCTCAACAAAAGGACGATATGGCTTGACCATCATGATGGCCTTGGCAAAAAAATTCGGTGAAGGGCCTGTCGCTTTAAAATTGATCGCGAAAGAACACAGTTTGTCTGAGCACTACCTGGAGCAGCTGATCTCTCCGCTAAGGAATGCCGGGCTTGTAAAAAGCATCAGGGGTGCCTATGGAGGCTATGTTCTTGCCCAAGACGCGAAAACCATCACTGCCGGCGACATCATTCGAGTTCTCGAGGGGCCGATCAGCCCTGTAGAGGTTATGGAAGACGAAGAGCCGGCAAAGCGTGATCTTTGGATAAAGATCCGTGATGCAGTAAAAGATGTACTCGATAACACAACATTGGATGATCTTGCGAACTATCAAGGTGAAGGAGAACAGGACTCCTACATGTTTTACATTTAA
- a CDS encoding YczE/YyaS/YitT family protein translates to MKIVNRFARSFFVKWLVFFMGLLIMSFGISLMIKANLGSAPWDVLHIGLYYQFGLSIGTWSIIIGFLIIGATSWLTKKRPQAGALLNMLFVGIFIDGYLMLPFFKTPDSTSAAIIMLAAGLVINGFGIGLYIASDYGAGPRDSLMLALTEKTGKKVTHIRLVMELFVLAGGWLLKGPVSLGTILFCVSIGSIVEYTLPFCKKIVNYWIERSVYDEDLNKRTIWLDHHDGLGKKIR, encoded by the coding sequence ATGAAAATAGTAAACCGCTTCGCAAGGTCCTTCTTTGTCAAATGGCTTGTGTTTTTTATGGGTCTGCTGATCATGTCATTTGGAATCTCTCTCATGATTAAAGCCAATTTAGGCAGTGCCCCGTGGGATGTTTTACATATCGGTTTGTATTATCAGTTTGGTTTATCAATCGGTACATGGTCAATTATTATTGGATTTCTGATCATTGGTGCGACCTCATGGCTTACTAAAAAACGGCCGCAGGCGGGAGCCCTTCTGAACATGCTTTTTGTAGGGATATTTATAGATGGTTACTTGATGCTGCCGTTTTTTAAAACACCTGATTCAACTTCGGCGGCAATTATCATGTTAGCAGCCGGGCTAGTCATTAACGGTTTTGGAATCGGGCTATACATTGCAAGTGACTACGGCGCCGGTCCGCGGGACAGCTTAATGCTGGCATTGACAGAGAAAACCGGCAAAAAGGTTACCCACATCAGACTGGTCATGGAACTTTTTGTTCTGGCAGGAGGGTGGCTGCTAAAGGGACCCGTTTCCCTCGGTACCATCCTGTTTTGTGTATCCATTGGCAGCATTGTGGAATATACCTTGCCTTTTTGTAAAAAAATCGTTAACTATTGGATAGAACGGAGCGTGTATGATGAAGATCTCAACAAAAGGACGATATGGCTTGACCATCATGATGGCCTTGGCAAAAAAATTCGGTGA
- a CDS encoding AAA family ATPase, with translation MDLFSDHQSHEKKAMGPLASRMRPRSIKEFIGQSHIVGEGKLLRRAIEADQLTPMIFFGPPGTGKTTLAKIIANSTSAYFEQLNAVTSGVADIKRVTSEAKERLLMDEKKTVLFIDEIHRFNKSQQDALLPFVEDGTVILIGATTESPMFEINPALLSRSRLFRFEHLTDEHTRSVILHTLEDKERGYGKYNITMDDEALSHLVSVANGDARTALNALELAVLTTKPDASGQIRINLEIAEESIQQRVLQYDKKGDNHYDTISAFIKSIRGSDPDAALYWLAKMIYAGEDPRFIARRIYVHAAEDIGLADPNALLVAQAAAYAVDFVGMPEARIPLAEAVVYLATAPKSNAVIMGIDNALQAVKKEKSGQVPIHLRDAHYKGASQLEHGKDYKYPHNFQDGYVVQQYLPDHLKNKTFYEPTGRGFEKSIQKRLDYFNERKRSET, from the coding sequence ATGGATTTGTTCAGTGATCACCAATCTCATGAAAAAAAAGCGATGGGACCGCTCGCAAGCCGAATGAGGCCCCGGTCAATTAAAGAATTTATCGGTCAATCCCATATTGTTGGTGAAGGAAAGCTTTTAAGGAGAGCTATCGAAGCGGATCAGCTCACACCGATGATTTTTTTTGGGCCGCCCGGAACAGGAAAAACCACGCTTGCGAAAATCATCGCCAATTCCACATCTGCCTACTTTGAGCAATTAAACGCCGTCACTTCCGGAGTTGCTGACATCAAAAGAGTGACGAGTGAAGCGAAAGAACGGCTGTTGATGGATGAAAAGAAAACGGTTCTTTTTATAGATGAAATACACCGCTTCAATAAAAGCCAGCAGGACGCCCTCCTGCCTTTCGTTGAAGATGGAACGGTAATTTTAATCGGTGCAACTACGGAAAGTCCAATGTTTGAAATCAACCCTGCCTTGCTTTCTCGATCACGCTTGTTCCGTTTTGAACATCTAACAGATGAACACACACGCTCTGTAATCCTTCATACTCTTGAAGATAAAGAGAGAGGCTACGGAAAATACAATATTACAATGGATGATGAAGCACTCAGCCACCTCGTGTCTGTCGCCAACGGAGATGCCAGGACTGCATTGAACGCATTGGAGCTCGCTGTTCTGACGACAAAACCAGACGCTTCCGGCCAGATTCGCATAAACCTGGAAATTGCAGAAGAAAGCATTCAGCAGCGGGTGCTGCAGTACGACAAAAAAGGGGACAACCATTATGATACGATCTCTGCTTTTATAAAAAGCATTAGAGGCTCTGATCCAGATGCCGCCCTATATTGGCTGGCTAAGATGATTTATGCCGGTGAAGATCCAAGGTTCATCGCCCGGAGGATTTATGTCCATGCAGCTGAGGACATCGGCCTCGCTGATCCGAACGCCCTTCTCGTTGCGCAAGCTGCAGCTTACGCGGTGGATTTCGTCGGAATGCCTGAAGCTCGGATTCCTCTGGCCGAAGCGGTCGTTTATCTCGCTACCGCTCCAAAGAGCAATGCAGTTATCATGGGCATCGATAATGCACTTCAGGCTGTGAAGAAAGAAAAGAGCGGACAGGTTCCCATCCATTTACGTGATGCTCATTATAAGGGGGCTAGCCAGCTGGAGCATGGCAAAGATTATAAATATCCTCATAACTTCCAGGATGGGTATGTCGTTCAGCAATACTTGCCTGACCACTTGAAGAACAAAACCTTTTACGAGCCGACCGGCAGAGGTTTTGAAAAAAGCATACAGAAAAGGCTTGATTACTTTAACGAAAGAAAACGAAGTGAAACGTAA
- a CDS encoding RsfA family transcriptional regulator, translating to MIKVRQDAWSEEDDLLLAETVLRHVREGSTQLHAFEEVGDKLERTSAAVGFRWNAIVRKKYEQALKIAKKQRKERQRAIAKGQQQSKPVKAPVKQAVPDDEVYHPEEFFRTPFTSTAPQQELAEPAYTAAVPVPGIQPSQASYQTHQTENISLNDVIDYLSEINRNGLANGRIEGENASLKRQNEELFHQNQKLTEQLNKVEKDFAAMKEDYQALLQIMDRARRMVLLQDDAADNQSFRMDKNGNLEKLAK from the coding sequence ATGATAAAAGTAAGACAGGATGCCTGGTCTGAAGAAGATGATCTGCTTCTTGCGGAAACTGTATTGCGTCATGTGCGTGAAGGCAGTACCCAGCTCCATGCCTTTGAGGAAGTCGGCGATAAACTGGAGCGCACGAGCGCAGCTGTAGGTTTCCGGTGGAATGCGATCGTAAGGAAGAAATACGAACAAGCATTGAAGATTGCCAAAAAACAGCGAAAAGAACGGCAGCGGGCGATTGCTAAAGGCCAGCAGCAAAGCAAACCAGTAAAAGCTCCGGTAAAACAGGCGGTACCAGATGATGAAGTATACCATCCTGAAGAATTTTTCAGAACACCGTTCACCTCTACTGCCCCTCAGCAGGAGCTGGCTGAACCTGCCTATACAGCAGCAGTGCCTGTTCCAGGCATTCAGCCTTCCCAGGCATCCTACCAGACACATCAGACAGAGAATATAAGCCTTAATGACGTGATTGATTACTTATCGGAAATCAATAGAAACGGTCTCGCAAATGGGCGAATTGAAGGCGAGAATGCCTCACTAAAACGGCAAAATGAAGAACTTTTCCATCAAAACCAGAAGCTTACTGAGCAGCTGAACAAGGTGGAAAAAGACTTTGCGGCCATGAAAGAAGATTACCAGGCACTGCTGCAGATCATGGACCGTGCAAGAAGAATGGTGCTGCTGCAGGATGATGCTGCAGATAACCAAAGTTTCAGAATGGACAAAAATGGAAACCTCGAAAAACTTGCAAAATAA
- a CDS encoding tRNA threonylcarbamoyladenosine dehydratase, which translates to MLHQFSRNELAIGEDGLAVLKGSTVGILGIGGVGSFSAEALARAGIGKLILVDKDVVDITNVNRQIHALLSTVGQSKVELMKQRIADINPECEVIALQMFYTEETYEQFFAYGLDFVVDASDTITYKVHLAKECLSRKIPIISSMGVANKLDPTRLRIADISKTSYDPIARVMRQRLRKEGIHKGVTVVFSDETPVQIREDIREKIVPENAPGIRKAKMPPSSNSFVPSVSGLFMAGHVVNKLLEIHNITINRMN; encoded by the coding sequence ATGTTACATCAGTTTTCAAGAAATGAGCTCGCCATTGGTGAAGATGGATTAGCCGTTTTAAAAGGAAGCACTGTCGGAATTCTTGGTATTGGAGGAGTCGGTTCTTTTTCAGCTGAAGCGCTTGCTCGTGCTGGAATCGGCAAACTCATCCTTGTGGATAAGGACGTTGTGGATATCACGAATGTCAACCGGCAGATCCATGCTTTATTGTCCACGGTCGGCCAGTCCAAAGTAGAACTTATGAAACAGCGCATTGCGGATATTAATCCCGAATGCGAAGTGATAGCATTACAAATGTTTTATACAGAAGAGACGTATGAACAGTTCTTTGCGTACGGCCTGGATTTTGTTGTTGATGCATCGGATACGATCACGTATAAAGTGCATCTTGCAAAGGAGTGCCTGTCAAGAAAGATTCCTATCATTTCCAGCATGGGAGTGGCGAACAAGCTGGATCCGACAAGACTTCGCATTGCGGATATTTCAAAAACGTCGTATGATCCGATTGCCAGGGTAATGAGGCAGCGTCTTCGGAAGGAAGGCATCCATAAAGGAGTAACAGTGGTTTTCTCCGATGAAACACCCGTTCAGATCAGAGAAGACATCAGGGAGAAAATTGTTCCTGAAAATGCTCCAGGAATCAGAAAAGCTAAAATGCCGCCGTCCTCTAATTCCTTTGTTCCATCCGTTTCGGGACTGTTTATGGCAGGCCACGTGGTAAACAAACTGCTGGAAATTCATAACATTACCATTAATAGAATGAATTAA
- the aspS gene encoding aspartate--tRNA ligase has product MSERTHHCGTLTEKHVGEEVKLTGWVQKRRDLGGLIFIDLRDRSGQVQVVFNPEVSSEALDIAEKVRSEFVLSVKGTVIAREEGTINENVPTGRIEIQGKELEIINSSKTPPFSISDDNEINEDVRLKYRYLDLRRPIMQETMKLRYRVTKMIRDFLDQQEFMEIETPMLTKSTPEGARDYLVPSRVHPGQFYALPQSPQLFKQLLMVSGFERYFQVVRCFRDEDLRADRQPEFTQIDIETSFLGQEGLMSMMEDLMVQMASEVRGFSVQTPLPRLTYAEAMERYGSDKPDTRFGMELINASEIVKESGFKVFASTVLDGGEVKAINVKGQAGNYSRKDIDLLTEFVKRYGAKGLAWLKFEENELKGPIAKFFTDEEKQGLLAALEGEEGDLFLFVADSKKVVADALGALRLKLGKDLDLIDESVLNFLWVVDFPLVEYDDDANRYVALHHPFTMPKEEDLDHLESNPGAVRAKAYDLVLNGYELGGGSQRIYQRELQEKMFKTLGFTEEAAKEEFGFLMDAFEYGTPPHGGIALGLDRLVMILAGRNNLRDTIAFPKTASASCLLTNAPSHVSEKQLNELHLAVKVEKENGQKA; this is encoded by the coding sequence ATGTCGGAAAGAACGCATCATTGCGGAACATTAACTGAGAAGCATGTCGGAGAAGAAGTAAAGCTTACCGGCTGGGTACAGAAACGAAGAGATCTTGGAGGATTGATTTTCATCGACCTTCGCGACCGTTCAGGACAGGTTCAGGTTGTTTTTAACCCCGAAGTATCCAGTGAAGCATTAGATATTGCTGAAAAAGTGAGAAGTGAATTTGTTCTCTCTGTTAAAGGAACTGTAATTGCACGTGAGGAAGGTACTATTAATGAAAATGTACCGACCGGCCGAATTGAGATTCAAGGTAAAGAACTTGAGATCATCAACAGTTCAAAAACACCTCCTTTTTCCATTTCGGATGACAATGAAATTAACGAAGATGTCCGTTTAAAATATCGTTATCTGGATTTGAGAAGACCGATCATGCAGGAGACGATGAAACTGCGTTACCGTGTGACAAAAATGATTCGTGATTTTCTTGATCAGCAGGAGTTTATGGAAATTGAAACACCAATGCTGACAAAAAGTACTCCAGAAGGAGCCAGAGACTATTTGGTGCCAAGCCGGGTGCACCCAGGACAATTCTATGCACTGCCGCAGTCTCCTCAGCTCTTTAAGCAGCTCTTGATGGTATCTGGATTTGAACGCTATTTCCAAGTCGTCCGCTGCTTCCGTGATGAAGACTTACGGGCGGACCGCCAGCCTGAGTTTACACAGATCGATATCGAGACTTCATTCCTTGGTCAAGAAGGCTTGATGAGCATGATGGAAGACCTAATGGTTCAAATGGCAAGTGAAGTCCGCGGATTCTCCGTACAGACACCTCTGCCTCGCCTTACTTATGCAGAAGCAATGGAGCGCTACGGATCTGACAAACCGGATACACGTTTTGGAATGGAACTGATTAACGCTTCTGAAATTGTAAAAGAATCAGGATTTAAGGTATTTGCTTCTACCGTTTTGGATGGTGGAGAAGTCAAAGCCATCAACGTAAAAGGGCAAGCGGGCAATTACTCCCGAAAAGACATTGATTTGCTTACTGAATTTGTGAAACGGTATGGCGCAAAAGGATTGGCATGGCTCAAGTTTGAAGAGAATGAATTAAAAGGACCGATCGCGAAATTCTTTACTGATGAAGAAAAACAAGGCCTTCTTGCTGCTTTAGAAGGTGAAGAGGGAGATTTATTCCTGTTCGTCGCTGACAGCAAAAAGGTGGTTGCCGATGCTCTTGGAGCACTTCGCCTAAAGCTGGGTAAAGACCTTGATCTTATCGACGAAAGTGTGCTGAACTTCCTTTGGGTCGTTGATTTCCCGCTTGTTGAATATGATGATGATGCAAACCGTTATGTTGCTCTTCACCATCCGTTCACGATGCCGAAAGAAGAAGATCTTGATCACCTTGAGAGCAATCCCGGAGCTGTTCGTGCAAAAGCGTACGACCTTGTATTAAATGGGTATGAACTTGGCGGAGGATCTCAGCGTATCTATCAGCGTGAACTTCAGGAAAAAATGTTCAAGACGCTCGGATTTACTGAAGAGGCAGCAAAGGAAGAGTTCGGTTTCTTAATGGATGCCTTTGAATATGGTACACCACCGCATGGCGGTATTGCTTTAGGCCTAGACAGACTTGTGATGATTCTTGCCGGCAGAAACAACTTGAGAGATACGATCGCATTCCCGAAAACAGCCAGCGCCAGCTGTCTGTTAACGAATGCTCCATCACATGTTAGTGAAAAACAGCTCAATGAACTTCACCTCGCCGTAAAAGTGGAAAAAGAGAACGGACAAAAGGCATAG
- a CDS encoding RNA polymerase subunit sigma-70, with protein MMMRHGEKGEHVNSHINQLMGIDFHDFIQKEASSSTMELAEEFGVPLRSVISLRKKMKR; from the coding sequence ATGATGATGCGGCACGGAGAAAAGGGTGAACATGTCAATTCGCATATCAACCAGCTGATGGGGATTGACTTTCATGACTTTATACAAAAAGAGGCGTCTTCGAGCACGATGGAACTCGCTGAGGAATTTGGCGTCCCTCTACGCAGTGTGATCAGCCTTCGCAAAAAAATGAAACGCTGA
- the dtd gene encoding D-aminoacyl-tRNA deacylase encodes MRIVLQRVTDAAVTVEGKVVGQIGHGLMLLVGVTHEDTEKDAAFLAEKAVNLRIFEDDQQKMNLSLIDAGGSILSVSQFTLYGDCRKGRRPNFMGAAKPDHASDLYDKFNNMLREKGIEVKTGIFGAMMDVSFTNSGPVTLILDSRE; translated from the coding sequence ATGCGAATAGTACTGCAGCGCGTCACAGATGCTGCCGTTACGGTAGAGGGAAAAGTGGTCGGCCAGATTGGCCACGGCTTGATGCTCCTTGTCGGAGTGACGCATGAAGATACAGAAAAAGATGCGGCTTTTCTTGCTGAAAAAGCAGTAAATCTCCGCATTTTTGAAGATGATCAGCAAAAAATGAACCTTTCACTCATAGACGCGGGAGGTTCCATATTATCGGTTTCACAGTTTACGCTATATGGTGACTGCAGAAAAGGCCGCCGCCCAAATTTCATGGGTGCTGCCAAACCTGATCATGCTTCTGATTTGTATGATAAATTCAATAATATGCTCCGTGAAAAGGGCATTGAGGTCAAAACCGGAATCTTTGGAGCGATGATGGATGTTTCATTCACCAATAGCGGTCCAGTAACGCTCATTCTCGACAGCAGGGAATAA
- a CDS encoding RelA/SpoT family protein, with protein MTIEEVLQNAESYLSHDDIQLLRKAYEYAKEAHEGQFRKSGEPYIQHPVEVAGILVDLQMDPVTVAAGFLHDVVEDTPITLKDISDRFNEEVAMLVDGVTKLKKIKFKSKEEQQAENHRKMFVAMAQDIRCILIKLADRLHNMRTLKHMPKEKQIQKANETLEIFAPLAHRLGISTIKWELEDVSLRYLNPQQYYRIVNLMKQKRAEREQYVQEVMGEISSRLSEVQIKADISGRPKHIYSIYRKMVKQNKQFNEIYDLLAVRVIVHNIKDCYAALGIIHTAWKPMPGRFKDYIAMPKANMYQSLHTTVIGPKGDPLEVQIRTSEMHRVAEYGIAAHWAYKEGSKKAPVNTFENKLTWFREILEWQNDVADAEEFMESLKVDLFSDMVFVFTPKGDVIELPAGSVPLDFAYRIHTEIGNRCIGAKVNGKMVTLDYTLKTGDIIEIMTSKHSYGPSQDWLKITQSSHAKNKIRQFFKRERREENVAKGKEMIEKEVTGRGFELKDVFTQENLQTVIRKYNFANEEDMYAAVGYNGITGAQIATRLTDKLRRKKDQEQDNKEILDAISESKSLPSTKKTDSGIVVKGIDNLLIRLSKCCNPVPGDDIVGYITKGRGVSVHRKDCVNVNTDDAQVRLLPVEWEGSIEKPKSYNVDIEISGFDRRGLLNEVLHAVGETKTNITAVSGRSDRNKMATISMSISIHNVNHLQKVVERIKQIPDIYAVRRVMQ; from the coding sequence ATGACCATAGAAGAAGTGTTACAAAACGCGGAAAGCTATCTTTCCCATGACGATATACAGCTTTTACGAAAAGCGTATGAATACGCTAAAGAAGCGCATGAAGGCCAGTTTCGAAAATCGGGTGAACCATACATTCAGCATCCGGTTGAAGTAGCTGGTATTTTGGTCGATCTTCAAATGGATCCGGTAACTGTTGCAGCCGGGTTTCTTCATGATGTAGTGGAAGACACGCCGATTACGCTGAAAGATATCAGCGACCGGTTCAATGAAGAAGTGGCCATGCTTGTTGATGGCGTCACGAAGCTGAAGAAGATCAAATTTAAGTCAAAAGAAGAGCAGCAAGCCGAAAATCACCGTAAAATGTTCGTAGCAATGGCCCAGGATATCCGCTGTATTTTGATTAAACTCGCAGACCGTCTTCATAATATGCGGACACTTAAGCATATGCCGAAAGAAAAACAGATTCAGAAAGCGAATGAAACACTTGAAATATTCGCTCCATTGGCACACAGACTTGGAATTTCCACCATTAAATGGGAACTAGAGGATGTTTCTTTAAGGTATCTTAATCCACAGCAATACTATCGAATTGTGAATTTAATGAAGCAGAAGCGTGCAGAGCGTGAGCAATACGTCCAGGAAGTAATGGGAGAGATCAGCAGCCGGCTTTCCGAGGTTCAGATCAAGGCGGATATCTCCGGACGTCCGAAGCATATTTACAGCATCTACCGAAAAATGGTGAAGCAGAACAAACAGTTTAATGAAATCTATGATTTGCTTGCAGTGAGGGTTATCGTTCATAACATTAAAGACTGCTATGCGGCGTTAGGCATCATTCATACTGCATGGAAGCCGATGCCGGGACGGTTCAAAGATTACATCGCTATGCCGAAAGCCAATATGTATCAGTCTCTTCATACGACCGTGATCGGCCCTAAAGGAGATCCTCTCGAAGTACAGATCCGTACAAGCGAGATGCACAGAGTAGCCGAGTACGGGATCGCGGCTCACTGGGCGTATAAGGAGGGTTCCAAGAAGGCTCCGGTCAACACGTTTGAAAATAAGTTAACGTGGTTCAGGGAAATCCTTGAATGGCAGAACGATGTGGCAGATGCCGAAGAATTCATGGAATCTCTGAAAGTGGATTTGTTTTCAGACATGGTGTTTGTGTTCACGCCAAAAGGTGATGTGATCGAGCTTCCTGCCGGTTCGGTTCCTCTGGATTTTGCTTATCGCATCCATACAGAGATCGGCAACCGCTGCATCGGCGCCAAAGTGAATGGCAAGATGGTAACCCTTGATTATACGCTGAAGACCGGTGACATTATTGAGATCATGACGAGCAAGCATTCCTACGGGCCGAGCCAGGACTGGCTGAAGATCACGCAAAGCTCTCATGCCAAAAATAAAATCCGTCAGTTTTTCAAGCGGGAACGCCGTGAAGAGAACGTCGCCAAGGGGAAAGAAATGATCGAAAAAGAAGTTACCGGACGGGGCTTCGAACTGAAGGATGTCTTCACACAGGAAAATCTTCAGACGGTTATTAGAAAATATAATTTTGCGAACGAAGAAGATATGTATGCTGCTGTCGGTTATAACGGAATTACAGGTGCACAGATCGCGACACGCCTGACGGACAAACTCCGCCGTAAAAAAGATCAGGAACAGGATAACAAAGAAATCCTTGATGCCATTTCAGAATCGAAGAGCTTGCCATCAACCAAAAAAACTGATTCTGGAATCGTTGTGAAAGGGATAGACAACCTTCTGATCCGTCTTTCCAAATGCTGCAATCCTGTACCTGGGGATGACATCGTCGGTTATATTACAAAAGGGCGCGGAGTTTCGGTTCACCGCAAAGACTGCGTTAACGTCAACACAGATGATGCACAGGTTAGGCTACTGCCGGTAGAATGGGAAGGCAGCATCGAAAAACCGAAGAGCTACAATGTGGATATTGAAATCAGCGGCTTTGATCGAAGAGGTCTGCTCAATGAGGTTCTTCATGCTGTAGGTGAAACCAAGACGAACATTACAGCCGTATCAGGCCGTTCAGACCGCAACAAGATGGCGACGATCAGTATGTCCATTTCCATTCACAATGTAAACCACCTGCAAAAAGTGGTGGAACGGATTAAACAGATACCGGACATTTATGCCGTCCGCCGAGTGATGCAATAA
- a CDS encoding adenine phosphoribosyltransferase: MDYKKYISVVEDFPLKGIRFKDITTLMQDGEAYAKAVDDIAEYAKDRNIDVIVGPEARGFIVGCPVAYKLGLGFVPVRKDGKLPREVVKVGYGLEYGKDVLTMHKDSIKPGQRVLITDDLLATGGTIGATIQLVEELGGVVAGIAFMIELTYLDGRKKLSGYDIFTLTQY, from the coding sequence ATGGATTACAAAAAATATATCTCTGTAGTGGAAGATTTTCCGCTTAAGGGTATTCGGTTTAAAGATATTACCACACTTATGCAAGATGGCGAAGCATACGCTAAAGCTGTAGATGATATTGCAGAATATGCAAAGGATCGAAACATAGATGTAATCGTAGGTCCTGAAGCGAGGGGCTTTATTGTTGGCTGCCCGGTTGCTTATAAATTGGGGCTTGGTTTTGTGCCGGTTCGAAAAGATGGAAAACTTCCTCGTGAAGTGGTAAAAGTAGGCTACGGCCTTGAATACGGCAAAGACGTGCTGACAATGCACAAGGATTCTATTAAACCTGGACAAAGAGTACTGATTACAGATGACCTGCTGGCGACAGGTGGAACAATCGGTGCGACCATTCAGCTGGTAGAAGAACTCGGCGGAGTTGTCGCAGGGATAGCTTTCATGATTGAACTTACGTATTTGGACGGACGCAAAAAGTTATCTGGATATGATATTTTTACGTTAACGCAATATTAA